Proteins encoded together in one Oceanobacillus iheyensis HTE831 window:
- a CDS encoding manganese-dependent inorganic pyrophosphatase yields MVKTVIFGHKNPDTDTICSSIAYADLKTKLGHEVAPVRLGEVNLETQFALDKFNIHAPELIERVEDGAEVILVDHNEFQQSVDNIENATIREVIDHHRISNFETKEPLYFRAEPVGCTATILNKMYKENDISVDKNIAGILLSAIISDSLLLKSPTCTEEDVQAAHELAEIAGVDLESYGLDMLKAGADLSDKTVKDLITMDAKEFAMGNAKVEIAQVNAVDTNEIYKLHDKLVEVITSRINDNDLDLFLFVVTDILNNDSEVLAIGNGKDKVNAAFNVTLDSTNRALLKGVVSRKKQIVTVLTEQFK; encoded by the coding sequence ATGGTGAAAACAGTAATTTTTGGACATAAAAATCCAGATACAGATACTATTTGCTCAAGTATTGCTTATGCAGATTTAAAAACAAAGCTAGGTCATGAAGTAGCACCTGTACGTTTAGGTGAGGTAAACTTAGAAACTCAATTTGCTTTAGACAAATTTAACATACATGCACCTGAACTTATAGAACGTGTAGAAGATGGTGCTGAGGTTATACTAGTAGATCATAATGAATTTCAACAAAGCGTAGATAATATTGAAAATGCAACTATACGTGAAGTCATAGATCATCATCGTATTTCTAACTTTGAAACAAAAGAACCATTATATTTTCGTGCTGAACCAGTTGGTTGCACTGCAACCATCTTAAATAAAATGTACAAAGAAAATGACATTTCTGTAGATAAGAACATTGCTGGAATATTACTTTCTGCCATTATATCAGACTCACTATTGTTGAAATCTCCGACTTGCACAGAGGAAGACGTACAAGCAGCACACGAACTTGCAGAAATCGCAGGTGTAGATTTAGAAAGCTATGGTCTTGATATGCTAAAAGCTGGTGCTGATTTAAGTGATAAAACAGTAAAAGATCTAATTACTATGGATGCAAAAGAATTTGCAATGGGTAATGCTAAAGTTGAAATAGCTCAGGTAAATGCTGTCGATACAAATGAAATCTACAAACTTCATGATAAATTAGTTGAAGTGATAACCAGTCGCATCAACGATAATGATCTAGATTTATTCTTGTTCGTTGTTACTGATATTCTTAACAATGATTCAGAAGTATTAGCTATTGGGAATGGAAAAGATAAAGTGAATGCAGCATTTAATGTGACATTGGATTCAACTAATCGTGCATTGTTAAAAGGTGTTGTATCTCGTAAAAAGCAAATTGTTACTGTATTAACGGAACAATTTAAGTAA
- the cspD gene encoding cold-shock protein CspD, whose translation MNTGSVKWFNAEKGFGFIEVEGGDDVFVHFSAIQGEGFKTLEEGQSVSFDIEEGNRGPQAANVVKN comes from the coding sequence ATGAACACAGGTTCAGTAAAATGGTTTAACGCAGAAAAAGGCTTCGGTTTCATCGAAGTTGAAGGTGGAGACGATGTATTCGTACACTTCTCAGCAATCCAAGGCGAAGGTTTCAAAACATTAGAAGAAGGTCAATCAGTTTCTTTCGATATCGAAGAAGGTAACCGTGGACCTCAAGCAGCTAACGTTGTTAAAAACTAA
- a CDS encoding small acid-soluble spore protein P, whose amino-acid sequence MSKRKMGPKQQKNPELPKSPEQPYGEPLSGSKKEKKANHSGQKHNPHHGL is encoded by the coding sequence ATGTCAAAAAGAAAGATGGGGCCAAAACAACAAAAAAATCCAGAACTGCCAAAAAGTCCCGAACAACCATATGGTGAACCATTAAGCGGATCAAAAAAAGAAAAAAAGGCAAATCATTCAGGACAAAAACATAATCCACACCATGGTTTATAA
- the mscL gene encoding large conductance mechanosensitive channel protein MscL has product MWKEFKEFAFKGNIIDLAVAVVIGGAFGAIVTSFVENIITPLMGVIVGGVDFTTLKVTVGEAEILYGNFIQSFVDFIIIAFSIFLAIKFLVKFKRQKEEEEVEAVVEELSKQEELLTEIRDLLKEQSNKN; this is encoded by the coding sequence GTGTGGAAAGAGTTTAAAGAATTTGCTTTTAAAGGAAATATAATAGACTTAGCCGTAGCCGTTGTCATCGGTGGTGCATTTGGAGCCATTGTGACGTCATTTGTGGAAAATATAATTACTCCGTTAATGGGTGTGATAGTTGGAGGAGTGGATTTTACAACTTTAAAAGTAACAGTTGGAGAAGCAGAGATATTATATGGTAACTTCATTCAATCATTTGTTGATTTTATTATTATTGCTTTTTCTATATTTTTAGCTATCAAATTCCTCGTTAAATTCAAACGCCAGAAAGAAGAAGAGGAAGTTGAAGCGGTAGTAGAAGAATTAAGTAAACAAGAAGAGTTACTTACAGAAATTAGAGATCTACTTAAAGAACAATCAAATAAAAATTAA
- a CDS encoding ABC transporter ATP-binding protein, with product MKKIIEVRNLTKVYKKRKTKEVIEALKGIDFDVFKGEILGLLGPNGAGKTTTIKLICGLLQPDNGIVKINGISNKQYRLESLQHISAVLEGNRNLYWRFSVRENMEYFAGNRGESPKKIFKEIDNLLTMFSLKDKENELVNRLSRGMQQKLAIAVAMLADTEVLLLDEPTLGLDVETSLEVRGILKKIISEYGRTIIISSHDMDVIQDICDRTVIINQGKVIMDERIDHLMDLFEVRSYKISIGQPLTLKQIKSLKEQFPLYKYDEDGNYAYITIELEKSEHIYQLFAILQLNQTQIDSIDRKAIRFDEVFMEIIKGEHEYEMA from the coding sequence GTGAAAAAAATTATTGAAGTGAGAAATTTAACTAAGGTGTATAAGAAACGAAAAACAAAGGAAGTGATTGAAGCGTTAAAGGGAATCGATTTTGATGTATTCAAAGGCGAAATTTTAGGATTACTAGGTCCCAATGGTGCAGGGAAGACAACAACAATTAAATTAATTTGCGGGTTATTGCAACCAGATAATGGGATAGTAAAGATTAACGGAATCTCAAATAAACAATATCGACTCGAATCATTACAACATATTAGTGCAGTTCTAGAAGGAAACCGAAATTTATATTGGCGGTTTAGCGTAAGAGAAAATATGGAGTATTTCGCTGGTAATCGTGGAGAATCCCCCAAAAAAATATTTAAAGAAATTGATAATCTATTAACTATGTTTAGTTTGAAAGATAAGGAAAATGAACTAGTTAATCGTCTGTCTCGAGGTATGCAGCAAAAATTAGCAATTGCTGTGGCTATGTTAGCTGATACAGAAGTGTTGTTACTCGATGAGCCAACATTAGGTTTAGATGTAGAAACAAGCCTTGAGGTACGGGGAATATTAAAGAAGATAATAAGTGAATATGGGAGAACAATTATAATTAGTTCCCATGATATGGATGTAATTCAAGATATATGCGACCGCACAGTTATTATTAATCAAGGGAAAGTAATAATGGATGAACGAATAGATCACTTAATGGATTTATTTGAGGTAAGATCATATAAGATATCCATTGGTCAACCATTAACGTTAAAACAGATTAAATCGCTAAAGGAACAATTTCCACTTTATAAATATGACGAAGATGGCAATTATGCGTATATTACCATCGAATTGGAAAAAAGTGAACACATTTATCAATTATTTGCGATTCTACAATTGAATCAAACTCAGATCGATTCAATCGATAGAAAAGCAATCCGGTTCGATGAAGTATTCATGGAAATCATTAAGGGGGAACATGAATATGAAATGGCTTAA
- a CDS encoding ABC transporter has product MKWLNLFRANLKKEYVELKRYLPNTIAMILTFYFIFLGLFGVIHFFGNPSTQDTNIQFVIVNYVFWFLSLMVIQQIGYDIVNEGMRGTLEQLSMSPMGILKILMTRLIANNIIYGIIVLILLYVSMLTAGQWLNVDIISILPIFIFTVIGMMGVGLIIGGISIILKQVQAILQILQFLLAALAFIPIVASPIMYFLPFVIGIDLVREIMIDGATLMELGWINMIIIIINALVYFAIGIFVFRCCERFAMKRGLLGQY; this is encoded by the coding sequence ATGAAATGGCTTAATTTATTTCGAGCAAATTTGAAAAAAGAATATGTTGAACTAAAGCGATACTTACCAAATACAATTGCAATGATTTTAACTTTTTATTTTATTTTTTTAGGTTTATTTGGTGTTATACACTTCTTCGGAAATCCTTCTACCCAAGACACCAATATTCAGTTTGTAATTGTTAATTATGTATTTTGGTTCTTGTCACTGATGGTCATTCAACAAATAGGATATGATATTGTCAATGAAGGAATGCGAGGAACACTAGAGCAATTATCAATGTCACCGATGGGAATATTAAAAATTCTTATGACAAGATTAATAGCTAATAACATTATATATGGAATTATTGTTCTCATCCTATTGTATGTGTCCATGTTAACAGCGGGTCAGTGGTTGAATGTAGACATTATATCTATTCTACCCATATTTATTTTTACTGTTATCGGAATGATGGGAGTTGGATTAATTATTGGTGGAATTTCCATTATCTTAAAGCAAGTTCAAGCAATTTTACAGATTTTGCAATTTTTGTTAGCAGCCTTGGCGTTTATTCCGATTGTTGCATCGCCAATTATGTATTTTTTACCTTTTGTTATTGGAATTGACCTTGTTCGAGAAATTATGATTGATGGAGCTACACTGATGGAACTTGGTTGGATCAATATGATTATCATCATTATCAATGCATTGGTTTACTTTGCAATCGGAATATTTGTTTTTCGATGTTGTGAGCGATTTGCTATGAAGAGAGGATTGCTTGGTCAATATTAA
- a CDS encoding spore coat protein has product MRRHHGRHCGCEKTVVHPTKHNCVNTCSESVVNHVHPSHTTVMNHHTVKNKHFYPHSTSYQNQTNNVNEYGGSFNVPNNGQVAGAMSPGYGNGQVAGAMSPGYGNGQVAGAMNGHCKGNQVGGAMHPGHHHWNKPNKWC; this is encoded by the coding sequence ATGCGCAGACATCATGGGAGACATTGTGGTTGCGAGAAAACAGTTGTACATCCTACAAAACACAACTGTGTAAACACATGTTCAGAAAGTGTTGTGAATCACGTTCATCCAAGCCATACGACAGTGATGAATCATCACACAGTAAAAAACAAACATTTCTATCCGCATTCTACTTCATATCAAAATCAAACAAACAATGTAAATGAATATGGTGGTTCTTTTAATGTTCCTAATAATGGCCAAGTAGCAGGAGCTATGTCACCAGGTTATGGTAATGGTCAAGTAGCAGGAGCGATGTCACCAGGCTATGGTAATGGTCAAGTAGCGGGGGCAATGAACGGACATTGTAAAGGAAATCAAGTTGGCGGAGCAATGCATCCAGGTCATCATCACTGGAATAAACCAAATAAATGGTGTTAA
- a CDS encoding SLOG family protein: MKILMVTGYKPMELNIFKEDDSRIQFIKASIEKRVREFLEEGLEWVIISGQMGVELWAADVVMELKEEYPVQLGVFPPFENQDGRWPDALKEKYEELTMTADFFKPIYKGDYQGPYQFRTKDMWLIDKSDACLLLMDEEFPGSTKYFYDTLQKTAKDYPVFTITPQDIDDVVEDLRMQDPHYWD; this comes from the coding sequence ATGAAAATTTTAATGGTAACAGGTTACAAACCAATGGAATTAAATATCTTTAAAGAAGATGACTCTAGGATTCAATTTATAAAAGCTTCTATAGAAAAGCGGGTACGTGAATTTTTAGAAGAAGGGTTAGAATGGGTCATTATTTCTGGACAAATGGGAGTGGAGTTATGGGCTGCGGATGTTGTCATGGAATTAAAAGAAGAGTACCCTGTTCAACTGGGTGTGTTTCCTCCTTTTGAGAATCAAGATGGTCGCTGGCCAGATGCGCTAAAAGAAAAATATGAGGAACTGACGATGACAGCTGATTTCTTTAAACCGATTTATAAAGGTGATTATCAAGGTCCTTATCAATTTCGAACAAAAGACATGTGGTTAATTGATAAAAGTGACGCTTGTTTGTTACTAATGGATGAAGAGTTTCCTGGAAGTACCAAATATTTTTATGATACGTTACAAAAAACAGCTAAAGATTACCCTGTATTTACCATAACTCCCCAAGATATAGATGATGTTGTGGAAGATCTACGTATGCAGGATCCACATTATTGGGATTAA
- a CDS encoding SIMPL domain-containing protein gives MYYNYVPSPMRQSGPIRQTNSTITVTGTGSVLVIPSIAHVRLAVVTRNASLEEAQQQNSDSMTNVIRAIVNEGVPRESIQTTSFSARPIYDYVDGKQIFETFEVRNEITITLEDLDRLGEIIDLAISQGANEVVSVTFSVDDPENFYEEALTLAIRNAESKAEVMAQELGAPLNLIPIKITEIDSGGNGVKLFAASTPVEPGTQRIEASIRAEYQLQG, from the coding sequence ATGTATTATAATTATGTACCATCACCAATGCGTCAGTCAGGCCCTATAAGGCAAACAAACTCTACAATAACAGTTACTGGAACGGGATCGGTCTTAGTTATACCGAGTATCGCACATGTTCGTTTAGCGGTAGTGACAAGAAATGCTTCATTAGAAGAAGCGCAACAGCAAAATAGTGATTCGATGACCAATGTTATTCGTGCAATTGTTAATGAAGGAGTACCTAGAGAATCTATTCAAACAACAAGTTTTTCAGCTCGTCCAATATATGACTATGTAGATGGAAAACAGATCTTTGAAACTTTTGAAGTTAGAAATGAAATTACCATAACTTTAGAAGATTTAGATCGGTTAGGTGAAATTATAGATTTAGCAATTAGTCAGGGAGCAAACGAAGTAGTTTCGGTAACTTTTTCTGTCGATGATCCAGAAAATTTTTACGAAGAGGCACTAACATTAGCAATTCGAAACGCTGAAAGTAAAGCTGAAGTAATGGCTCAGGAATTAGGGGCTCCACTTAATTTAATACCAATTAAAATTACTGAAATTGACTCAGGCGGTAATGGAGTTAAGTTATTTGCAGCGTCTACACCAGTGGAGCCAGGTACACAGAGAATAGAAGCCTCCATTAGAGCTGAATATCAATTACAAGGTTAG
- a CDS encoding GNAT family N-acetyltransferase, with product MDFIIRPMKRKDISNVQDIAKTSWHDTYNGIIPIEIQDKFLEGAYSVKNMKFRWKKSYIYIAEKEDEAVGFANFSPVSQEGYVELGAIYLYPSHQGIGIGSALLHYGVNQLRPREIQLNVEQNNIKALDFYTSKGFEIIKDFQENFDGHLLDTYRMSWKLD from the coding sequence ATGGACTTTATCATTCGGCCTATGAAAAGAAAAGATATTTCTAATGTACAAGACATTGCTAAAACAAGTTGGCATGATACATATAATGGAATAATTCCTATTGAAATACAGGATAAGTTTTTAGAAGGAGCTTATAGTGTTAAAAATATGAAATTCAGATGGAAGAAATCCTATATATATATCGCTGAAAAAGAAGATGAGGCAGTCGGGTTTGCTAATTTCTCACCGGTATCGCAAGAAGGATATGTTGAACTGGGAGCAATATATTTATACCCGTCACATCAAGGGATAGGAATTGGTTCAGCACTTTTACATTATGGAGTTAATCAATTGCGTCCCAGAGAAATACAATTGAATGTTGAACAAAATAATATAAAAGCGCTGGATTTTTATACGTCTAAGGGATTTGAAATAATCAAAGATTTTCAGGAAAATTTTGATGGTCACCTTTTAGACACTTATCGCATGTCATGGAAATTAGATTAA
- a CDS encoding alkaline phosphatase: protein MLKKVGWISVISLLIFAGIMGASFGNEEDATSAKGNNKKVENVIYMIPDGFSSDYASNYRAYKGEEVVWDSHLKGLFTTHSADSDVTDSAAAGTAMATGEKTNNGVIGKDTNGNNLETILEKSKQHHKATGLVATSTITHATPAAFATHVEDRNNETEIARQLIKSEVDVLLGGGMNKFIGEEEGGNQEDGELMQKAQDTGYILAENKQEMLEQNIDIKKDEKLLGLFADEALSPELHRKDTEEPSLEDMTTHAIDQLNQNKKGFFLMVEGSQIDWAGHDNDSAYAMSDTEAFEKAVQAAIDFAEEDGETLVVVAADHDTGGMTTGGYDQMELNANILNDVTATGEYMANQLDEERSNVHEVVNTYTGFKLTEEEIESIETAEDPKLAINHVVSARSTIGWTSTGHTAADIPIYAYGPSAESFSGKLDNTDIPKLIEKAMKLK from the coding sequence GTGTTAAAGAAGGTAGGATGGATTTCAGTAATAAGTCTATTAATCTTTGCAGGAATTATGGGAGCATCTTTTGGTAACGAAGAAGATGCAACATCAGCAAAGGGTAATAATAAAAAAGTAGAGAATGTAATATATATGATTCCAGATGGATTTAGTTCAGATTATGCTTCTAATTACCGTGCCTATAAAGGAGAAGAAGTAGTATGGGATTCTCACTTAAAAGGTCTTTTTACAACACATTCAGCAGATTCAGATGTTACTGATTCGGCAGCAGCCGGCACAGCAATGGCTACGGGTGAGAAAACAAACAATGGTGTTATTGGTAAAGATACGAATGGGAATAATTTAGAAACTATTTTAGAAAAATCCAAACAACATCATAAAGCAACCGGATTAGTAGCTACATCAACAATTACACACGCAACTCCAGCTGCATTTGCAACCCATGTAGAAGATAGAAATAATGAAACGGAGATTGCACGACAATTAATTAAATCTGAAGTGGATGTTTTACTTGGTGGAGGAATGAACAAATTTATTGGCGAAGAAGAAGGCGGTAATCAAGAAGATGGTGAGCTAATGCAAAAGGCTCAAGATACGGGCTATATCTTAGCTGAAAATAAACAGGAAATGCTAGAACAAAATATAGATATCAAGAAAGACGAAAAATTACTTGGCTTGTTTGCAGATGAAGCGTTATCTCCAGAACTTCATAGAAAAGATACGGAAGAACCAAGTTTAGAGGACATGACTACACATGCGATTGATCAACTGAATCAGAATAAAAAAGGATTTTTCTTAATGGTGGAAGGTAGTCAAATTGATTGGGCTGGTCATGATAATGATTCTGCCTATGCGATGAGTGATACTGAAGCATTTGAAAAAGCAGTTCAAGCTGCAATTGATTTTGCTGAAGAGGATGGAGAAACATTAGTTGTAGTTGCGGCTGATCATGATACAGGAGGAATGACAACTGGTGGATATGACCAGATGGAATTAAATGCAAACATTCTTAATGATGTAACAGCAACTGGAGAATATATGGCTAATCAACTAGATGAAGAGCGTTCTAATGTCCATGAAGTCGTAAATACGTATACAGGATTTAAATTGACAGAAGAAGAAATAGAATCTATTGAAACAGCAGAAGATCCAAAACTTGCTATCAATCATGTCGTTAGTGCACGATCTACCATTGGTTGGACAAGTACTGGTCACACTGCTGCAGATATTCCGATTTATGCATATGGTCCAAGTGCAGAATCATTTTCTGGCAAATTGGATAACACTGATATTCCAAAGTTAATAGAAAAGGCGATGAAATTAAAATAA
- the ade gene encoding adenine deaminase — translation MNSTIEQLKHRIAVASKRKPAELVIKNAEVLNVFTGDWKKTDVAIADGYIAGLGNYEGLQTVDATGKKIVPGLINGHIHIESTMLTPREFSKVMLKHGVTTAITDPHEIANVAGTDGLEYMLNASDALPMNIFVNMPSSVPATQFEHNGAQLDAKDISSYFQNPNVLGLAEVMDFPSVANADQKMLEKIVSTIQHGGIIDGHAAGLSKEDLNIYMAAGIRNDHESVSAQEGKDRLEAGMYLMIREGTVAKDLEALLPIINDKNARRCIFVTDDMLLDDLVENGDIDHIIRKAIQLGLDPVMAYQMATLNTAECFGLRELGAVAPGYIADFLILNDENQVDIHQVYKNGKCVVDEGEINQSYFAASLTYDATTLPKPRIQQLKASDFSIDLTDDYCNIIEIVPNKIITNHVCERVEVKEGKFVPSVDKDQLLIAVVERHKGLGYIGKGIVKGFKMKEGAIATSVAHDSHNFVVVGTSEEEMLSAIKKVEQLDGGLVVTKRKQVKAHLALPIGGLMSDKDYLDAYEEVLKLNHVAVENGIPSNFNPFLTLSFLTLPVIPTLKVTDQGLFDFKTFSHINVEVEEK, via the coding sequence GTGAACAGTACAATTGAACAGTTGAAACATAGAATTGCTGTAGCTAGTAAACGTAAACCAGCTGAACTTGTCATAAAAAATGCAGAAGTGTTAAATGTATTTACTGGAGATTGGAAGAAGACGGATGTAGCTATTGCGGATGGTTACATCGCGGGGCTAGGTAATTATGAAGGTTTGCAAACGGTTGATGCTACAGGCAAAAAAATCGTTCCTGGGCTTATAAATGGACATATACATATTGAAAGTACCATGTTGACGCCTAGAGAATTTTCAAAAGTAATGTTAAAACATGGGGTAACGACAGCTATTACAGATCCTCATGAAATTGCGAATGTCGCAGGAACAGATGGTCTAGAATATATGCTAAATGCTTCCGATGCTTTGCCAATGAACATCTTTGTTAATATGCCTTCAAGTGTACCCGCGACACAATTTGAACATAATGGCGCACAACTTGATGCAAAAGATATATCTTCTTACTTTCAAAATCCAAATGTTCTTGGACTGGCTGAAGTGATGGATTTTCCTTCCGTTGCGAATGCTGATCAAAAAATGTTGGAAAAGATAGTTAGTACAATTCAACATGGTGGTATTATTGATGGTCATGCGGCTGGATTATCGAAAGAAGATTTAAATATTTACATGGCTGCTGGCATTCGAAATGACCATGAATCAGTTTCTGCACAGGAAGGGAAAGATAGACTTGAAGCAGGAATGTATCTGATGATACGAGAAGGAACTGTAGCCAAAGATTTGGAAGCTTTATTACCAATTATTAACGATAAAAACGCAAGACGTTGTATATTTGTTACTGATGATATGTTATTAGATGATTTAGTAGAGAATGGAGATATCGATCACATTATACGTAAAGCCATTCAATTAGGATTAGATCCGGTTATGGCCTACCAGATGGCTACATTAAATACAGCTGAATGTTTTGGTTTAAGAGAACTTGGAGCAGTTGCACCCGGATATATAGCAGATTTTTTAATTTTGAATGATGAAAACCAAGTGGATATTCATCAAGTATATAAAAATGGGAAGTGTGTAGTGGACGAAGGAGAAATAAATCAGTCGTATTTTGCTGCTTCTCTCACTTATGATGCTACTACATTACCAAAACCCCGTATTCAGCAATTGAAAGCAAGTGATTTCTCCATTGATCTTACAGATGATTATTGTAATATCATCGAGATTGTACCAAATAAAATTATTACCAACCATGTTTGTGAGAGAGTAGAGGTCAAAGAAGGGAAGTTCGTACCATCTGTAGATAAAGACCAATTACTGATAGCGGTAGTGGAGAGACATAAAGGTCTTGGATATATTGGAAAAGGAATAGTGAAAGGTTTTAAAATGAAAGAAGGAGCCATAGCAACATCTGTGGCACATGATTCACATAATTTTGTCGTAGTAGGTACTTCTGAAGAAGAAATGCTTTCAGCAATAAAAAAAGTAGAACAACTTGATGGTGGTTTAGTAGTAACAAAGCGGAAACAGGTTAAAGCTCACCTAGCACTCCCGATTGGGGGATTAATGTCAGATAAAGATTACCTGGATGCTTATGAAGAAGTTTTAAAGTTAAATCATGTAGCAGTAGAAAATGGTATACCATCGAACTTTAATCCATTTTTAACGTTATCCTTTTTGACTCTACCTGTAATACCGACACTTAAAGTTACAGATCAAGGGTTATTTGATTTTAAGACCTTTTCTCACATTAATGTAGAAGTAGAAGAGAAATAG
- a CDS encoding GNAT family N-acetyltransferase — protein sequence MNQKYAVEALCWKYEKPYDFYNHVLTTGAIAELLGNRYFAIINNERDLIGFFCLGRSAQVPAGDRFGVYINDCIDLGLGIKPEYTGKGYGTIFLSHILNYVYDTCPSKDIRLTVATFNRRAICLYENHGFIKQQKFSHKNTDFITMIKYVS from the coding sequence ATGAACCAAAAATACGCAGTCGAAGCACTTTGTTGGAAATATGAAAAACCGTATGATTTTTATAATCATGTTCTTACCACAGGTGCAATTGCAGAACTTCTAGGAAATCGTTATTTTGCGATTATTAATAACGAAAGGGATTTAATAGGTTTTTTTTGTTTAGGTCGTTCTGCGCAGGTTCCTGCTGGAGATCGGTTTGGTGTTTACATTAATGATTGTATTGATCTTGGCCTGGGAATAAAACCAGAATATACAGGTAAAGGATATGGAACGATATTTTTAAGTCACATCCTAAATTATGTCTATGATACTTGCCCATCAAAAGATATCCGACTCACCGTGGCAACATTTAATCGTCGTGCCATCTGTTTGTATGAAAATCATGGTTTTATTAAACAACAGAAATTCTCACATAAAAATACAGATTTTATAACGATGATAAAATACGTTTCCTGA
- a CDS encoding SEC-C metal-binding domain-containing protein codes for MIENAEILSYIQELKQYSKVKLDKLRRLHAIPNASQLNKAKLAERLATEIPGSFEVTLTYLNKPIIDLFNDFQRNNGVIPVRVKTEELLFLQVLGLIFIKEVDDDEIAIMPRELLQVYDKIQSNELQKTAIRNTKWHKLTEGMLYYYGVMQQEILIAQVEKFTNEKIDSFEFLHVMKIAETMYQSFEIQVDKRIYIDFRVDDPDFILVEQSKRKQIPYYPFTEQELLQSSEDGFIPLTQGFKKLRKYILRNFDIEESDVLDILDNVIVISNMDQKPTAPLQYLNEVFEFNSEKQLQEFIPLVMNATNDVRLWMLKGHTPSEITQMNNSNFKELPKGEFVLQNEDTSPIKKSKIGRNDPCPCGSGKKYKKCCIA; via the coding sequence ATGATAGAGAATGCAGAAATACTAAGTTATATACAAGAGCTAAAGCAATATTCAAAAGTAAAACTAGATAAATTGCGACGCCTTCATGCAATTCCTAATGCAAGTCAGCTTAATAAAGCAAAACTAGCGGAGCGATTGGCAACAGAGATTCCAGGTAGCTTTGAAGTTACACTTACGTACTTGAATAAACCTATAATTGATTTATTCAATGACTTCCAGCGAAACAATGGTGTTATTCCAGTACGTGTTAAAACGGAAGAACTGCTCTTTTTACAAGTGCTTGGACTAATATTTATTAAAGAAGTAGATGACGACGAGATAGCTATTATGCCAAGAGAGTTACTCCAAGTATATGATAAAATACAATCTAATGAGTTGCAGAAGACAGCAATTCGAAATACGAAATGGCATAAATTGACGGAAGGTATGTTGTATTATTACGGCGTGATGCAGCAAGAAATCTTGATTGCTCAAGTTGAAAAATTTACAAATGAAAAAATTGATTCATTTGAATTTCTACATGTCATGAAGATTGCCGAAACAATGTATCAATCATTTGAAATACAAGTAGATAAAAGAATATATATAGATTTTCGAGTGGATGATCCAGACTTTATTTTAGTTGAACAATCGAAACGAAAACAAATACCTTATTATCCTTTTACAGAACAAGAACTTTTACAAAGTAGTGAAGATGGATTTATTCCATTAACTCAAGGGTTTAAAAAACTTCGTAAGTATATATTACGTAATTTTGATATCGAAGAAAGTGATGTTTTAGATATCCTTGATAATGTGATTGTTATAAGTAATATGGATCAAAAGCCGACCGCACCACTTCAGTATTTAAATGAAGTATTTGAGTTTAATTCAGAAAAACAATTACAAGAATTTATACCACTAGTAATGAATGCAACAAACGACGTTCGGTTATGGATGTTGAAAGGCCATACACCTAGTGAAATCACTCAAATGAATAATTCGAACTTCAAAGAGCTACCAAAAGGCGAATTTGTACTTCAAAATGAAGATACAAGTCCCATAAAAAAATCAAAAATTGGCAGAAATGATCCTTGCCCTTGTGGTAGCGGGAAGAAATACAAAAAATGTTGTATAGCATAA